In the genome of Synchiropus splendidus isolate RoL2022-P1 chromosome 13, RoL_Sspl_1.0, whole genome shotgun sequence, the window CAGAATATTCAATCTGTTCCGGAGTTGGACGGGATCTCGGCTCTGGTTTGGATTGGATGACGGGAAACTGCTGTGAGAATCCAGCGTGCCAGGAACACCGTCAGAAATGTTGACATCAGGCGCTCCACAGTTGGTGAGGTCACTGAATGGGGTTAGGCACGAGGCCAGGCGGGGCATCAGAGGGACGCACAAGTCTGCGTCAAGGACAAACCCATGGTTACTCACCGAGGAGCAAATGTCGGGTGCCGGGGAGCGTTCTGGAATTAGCTCAGAGCTGATGGAAGAACATATATAGACTACTAACTACAGACTAACAGACACCGAGGACCTTCACAGTCAGAATATTGTTGGTTAAAAGTCCACAAAGGAGCGAGCATCAGAAGACCTGACTCGAGGAAGAGCAGAAGGGGCGAAGTGAGAGATGATTCGTAGCCAAGccgaacaggaagtgatgggaTCATGACCACAAAAATAGAGGGCTAAAAAGCAAGTGATGGAAAGTTGGACTGAACTTGGAAGAACATTTTAGATAAAAGCAAAAGCCTCCAAGTCAATTGCTGGGACCAGGAACATGTTCCATGACAGTAAGGACTTGTGCatcagttgccatggtgactgaCTTTCAGACCACTTGGCTATCTGGGGTTCAATCTCGGATCAACACACAAGTTTCGCGGGGAGTGTTTGGATGATGTGAATACGAAGCTCCGATCCAGGCGGCGTCACTCTtcgtcacaaacacacagagcagcAGCGGAACcagactttttttcatttttatttttcaacgcTTATTACCATGGAACAGGGTTTTAAGAATGGAGACCATttatttcagtcaatatttGGAATATAAGATttgtataattattatattaatattataaagtCTGCGTGGTGTCGTCGGGGAACGGAAGAGGGACAATTGTACAAGGAGGAGGCACCTAAATCCCCAAAGCTGGACTGAAACATTCCGAGACGAGAAGTAGAAATAAAGTGGCGTCAGAGGCAATCCGGCGGAGAGGAGCCAGTTCTGTCGGTGGAAGTTCTCCTTCTTGGTTTAAAAGGatttaaaacaacaatttaCAAGACACCAAACATTCCTTTGAACTAaaatcagagagagagagagagagagagagagagagggggcgagagcgccacctgcctctctctccaggTGCGTCTTCCATGGTGACCGACACTGAACCGTTTGATCCGGCCGACAGAAACAAAAAGGGAGCGATCACTTTTGGAAAGTGGCCTTTCCTGGTGGATTCTGTGTGGACTAACCGTGTGACATAGTAAAAAGGCGATGCCCTCGAATGATGCTGTACAGATGTGTTCACCGCAGGCCACGCTACCAATGATATGGCAACAGAAAGACTTGTTTTCCAggcctcttttcttttttttaaaatccggAGTGAGGGATACAGCGGGCATGCAGCTTCCAGTCTACAAGATGAACTTCCCTAGGAAGAATCCGATAAAGATGGCTGCTATGACGACGAGGAGAGACGGTAGGGAGGAGCCTGCTTCCCGGCCCAGGAAGCTGGAGGAGTTTGATGTCATGTGGTCCGAGCGAGGCATCTTTCTCATTCTCAGCCCGTCGTcctgcaggagaggagagaggcggCTTAGCCCCGCGTCACAGAACTTTGTGAAACTGTccctcatgaagcttcatgaagcctcgttcTCTGGGTCCATTCGGAAGTGTCTTGGTTTAACAATGATGAGGTCAGAGAGCAGACAGCCTAATGCTAATGGAGCCAGGaaatgaggcttcgtgaagcttcatcagcccgtCACTACTTCCTGCTGAGTTACGGTGGCCAGGAGACCAGTTCTATCCTGAGGATTTGCTCACTCGTCCTTCCTGAGAGCAGATTCAGACGGtgcctgctgctgctactgttgCTGAGCAGAGCATGGGTGAGACCTCCACTGCAGGAACAGGGCTCCCTCTTCATAAGCGCAGTAAAGTgctcagcgcacacacacaagttgaAATGGTTCCGCTCCAACCTTTAGTTGCCGGTTCTCGTCCGCCATCTTGTTCAACTCCGACTGCAGCCGCTTGCACTTCTCCAGCGCCTTCTTCAGCTCGGCGTCGTCGCCGGAGGCGTTGGCAGGCACCGAGGCGGCGGACGGGTCGGCCTTCACGGAGTTGGTGGCAGGGGCCGCTTTGATCACCTCGGCGTCATTCTGGAGCGCGACAGGGAGGTTTAACAACAACTGGGGACTTGTGGCGAGACGGGAGGGTGAACCTTCAACACTGGACACCCCTGACCCCGGGTAAGAGGTACTCAGGGAAAGATGAACTCATGCCAACGTTGGCTTCAAATATCTTGCCGCTGCGGCTACAGAGCATCTTCTTCTAGGGTCGTCCACAAATGTTCAACCACCCATCAGTCAACATCCTCTGGACATGTCATGAAAACACTTGATAATACAGCAGAGATTCTCACCACTTTATCGTTCTCAGAAGGCAGCTCAAAGACACATCTCAGCTTAGAGTCCATAAGGTCGTCCGGTTTTGCATCTTTCCACTGGAGGGAGGACAGCGTGGTTATAATCAACACCACACAGGAGGGTAACACACACGGATATAAACACACAGAACTGTTAAAAACACAGCCTCATAGCAGCACAGTTTGTCTCCTGATGTTCAAGCCTCGAGAAGAAGCCAGACTGGGGTGACCAACTTTTGAGcctctgctgccctctagtgggcacTGGCAGTTTTAAACTAGCGTGATCCGAGGGTGGTGTGAGGTGGGGGCTCCAGGCTAAGAGGCAGAGAAACTACTTCCATGTGTGGATCGTGACCTGCTCATCAACCCACttctgaaaattgaaaaaatcaaattcaattTGAGAAGAAAAACTTGGGATGGTAAACACCAGATTTCTCCATGATGATGGCGAGCTCCTGCCACCAcactgatgaggaaaaaaatgaaatgagatggCAAATAAGACCTTAATAAGATATTACATtgatcaataaaaatgttgagcaaATCCAACCTGTTTCCACAAATGAGCTTGATTCATTTTGATATACTCctcaacatattgatttaaaggCATTGAAGATGGGAGAAAAAATAACATGCATCATAAATCTACCGTGTGAGTTGAATCATCCATGACAATGGAAAAgctaaaacacattaaaattctCTAGAAGTCGCAGCAGCACAAAACAATGAACAGATTAGATgcaacagaaaaataacataaaatgaaaacacttcattttcGGGTTGCAGTCCACCTTGGACGCCACCTCATAGTTGAGAAGCTTTTGTCCtgtgctgccctctagtgtgcgtatttgtatttttttccatgtcCAAAGCGCAGTCTCTAGAACGCAGTCCAGACTAAGTGGTAATGTACAGAAACTACTTCAATGTTTGGACCATGACCTGCTCAAATTCAATTTGAGCCCAAATTGAGTTTGCGATGGTGAACATCAGATTCCCTGCTGCCACACCGATGAGCAAAAAGCATATTGTAAATAAAACTATAATAACATTTTATTCTGGGCTAAATGAACCTTAACATTATTTAGTGAAGATTAATCATGATATTTTCCTATTTTACCACGAAGGGTCAGGGAAATCTATAGCTACTGTCAGTTAGGAGCAGGGTGGTTTAAGTGCAAGTAACATAACATGTCCGTTAGAACTTAACTCAGCGGTTCCTGTTTCCGCCTCAGAACCTACTGAGgtttaaaacagaaaatagtCCAGGGAATTTATCGTAAAACTGTTATTGGGCAGAAATGAGACAGACGTTTCTATTTTCAGACCAAAACACCTTATATGGTCACAGGACAAGGAGAAGTCACTCACCAATGAATCCATGTCAGAAACGTTTGGAGGGGCGAAGATGGTCTGCACCATGAATTTGTGTTTACTCTTTTCATTGGGGTCATAGTCGAAGGGTTGAAGCATTACTGCGGAATAAGAGGAGCCCGTCACTGACAAATCAAACTGCACACGCACGCCGGTCTCTCTCACAAAATATGGAGCATTTCATGGAAAATTACAGCTACAACTAATTCAATCACACAATCCCAGCAACAGTTGATTCAGTGGGGGAAAGTTTTTCATGTGGTCGAGTCATCAACTGGGATTTCACTGCAGTCAGCTCAAAATTAACTCTGTATGAATAAAGAAGGTGAGCTGCAATTGAACTGGCAAacatgaagcctgatgtagctCCTGCTTCACTGGCACCTGGAACTATcaccaaaacacaaaaagtcCTCACACATCTGTACAAATAATTCAATGTGCTGCCTGTTGACACCGCAATATACAAATTGCATGAGTGATGGAATAATGTCCCAGTGGACTCTACTGTCAATAAAGCACTCTACTCAGTGGGCCTTTCCAAAAAAAGACGCATTGATGGCACACAACAAAACTCCATGTAACATGAACTGGTTTGTGTGAGAAaactaaatgaacaaaaaaatacatagatAGATTATAAATTAATTTGTAATCCTTCTCAAGGATCCTCTTAAAGCAGGGGCTCCCTGGACTCTCTTGGTTTACAAGATCCTTCTGAAACAACCCGACTGCAGCTTTCAAGTGGGACGCTGCCACATGGTGAGCAGGTGAAGTGATATCCTGCACGGACAACTCAGCTGAGCAGCACCTAGTGTGCTCTTCTGGTCAGCTACAAATGTTCCAGTGAGGACATCCCTGTTGTCACGTGACCAACACTCTCCCTACACACGATTTAAGAGCAACTGTGTACGATCTGAGTCAGAGCCTCCGCTGTGCATCACAAGACAGAATGTGAGCATCATGTgagtaaatgttttgttttgcagctaAATCCATTATGTGGCAAGATGAGACGTGAAAGCTTTAATATTAAAGATCATGCTCTTGTATCAGAAGTGGCAGCTAAAACAAGGACTGTGCTGTTTGTGATGATTTGTTTTCATGGCTGACAAACTTgacagggaagtacctggtgaCAGATTTACTGATGTGAGCCATGAACAGCCGCAGTGACTCCTTCCAAACAGCATCATTCACAATTATTCAATACAGCAAATGACATTTCAAGTTCAAGCATCTAAATTAGCAAATAGACTGTTTGGATAAGAGTGAGACGCCGGCAGGGGAATGGAGAAAACGTACCAGAAATGTTGACAGCTGCCCCTGCGTCAATGACGCCACTGTTTGGT includes:
- the vapal gene encoding VAMP (vesicle-associated membrane protein)-associated protein A, like, encoding MSKLDQVLVLDPQSDLRFKGPFTDVVTTNLKLKNPSDKRVCFKVKTTAPRRYCVRPNSGVIDAGAAVNISVMLQPFDYDPNEKSKHKFMVQTIFAPPNVSDMDSLWKDAKPDDLMDSKLRCVFELPSENDKVNDAEVIKAAPATNSVKADPSAASVPANASGDDAELKKALEKCKRLQSELNKMADENRQLKDDGLRMRKMPRSDHMTSNSSSFLGREAGSSLPSLLVVIAAIFIGFFLGKFIL